A single Paratractidigestivibacter faecalis DNA region contains:
- a CDS encoding TIGR03936 family radical SAM-associated protein, producing the protein MSQDCQIAQTDRVLTKRELPRLRFRYGKDERLAFLGHLEVIGTIDRCVRRARLPFSIGNGFARRMRIQFSQALPVGASSCCEYFDVKLTERIDAAEALAMLAVATPPALAPVAAAYVDEPQGALEAWLTRAAWEVEVLGAPVGAAELSSAIEGLRQEGDLTYLRGEKEKHIDLSQALVGFSASDADGFIALALDTRSSNAGALRPLVLVEAALARLGEGTCDSVRVRRCGQWHEDESGCLVKPL; encoded by the coding sequence ATGAGCCAAGACTGCCAGATTGCCCAGACGGACCGCGTGCTCACCAAGCGCGAGCTCCCTCGCCTGCGCTTCCGGTACGGCAAGGACGAGAGACTCGCGTTCCTGGGCCACCTCGAGGTCATCGGCACCATCGACCGCTGTGTGAGGAGGGCCCGCCTGCCCTTCTCCATCGGAAACGGGTTCGCTCGCCGCATGCGCATCCAGTTCTCGCAGGCCCTGCCCGTCGGAGCCTCGTCCTGCTGCGAGTACTTTGACGTTAAGCTCACCGAGCGCATCGACGCGGCCGAGGCCCTGGCCATGCTCGCCGTGGCCACGCCCCCGGCCCTCGCCCCCGTTGCCGCCGCCTACGTCGACGAGCCCCAGGGGGCCCTCGAGGCCTGGCTCACGCGAGCCGCCTGGGAGGTGGAGGTGCTCGGCGCCCCTGTGGGCGCGGCCGAGCTCTCCTCGGCCATCGAGGGGCTGCGCCAGGAGGGGGACCTCACCTACCTGCGCGGAGAGAAGGAGAAGCACATCGACCTCTCGCAGGCCCTCGTGGGCTTCTCCGCCAGCGATGCCGACGGATTCATTGCCCTTGCGCTGGACACGCGCTCCTCAAATGCCGGCGCGCTCCGGCCGCTCGTGCTCGTCGAGGCGGCGCTTGCCCGCCTGGGGGAAGGCACGTGCGACTCGGTGCGCGTCCGCAGGTGCGGTCAGTGGCACGAGGATGAAAGTGGTTGTCTTGTGAAACCGCTTTAG
- a CDS encoding FtsW/RodA/SpoVE family cell cycle protein, with amino-acid sequence MMGRASGSHAKVSKKAGPLDGLFLSQLIPSLLLVLAGTITIWTASLTIADANFPRHLVGVALGLVVAMLVWRYDYRNLAGMTTVLFVLTCFLMVMPKIPGLGVSSHGMTGWVRLPLVPVRFQPVELGKVAAIFLMASASAQYNGKIERFSDYCRLCGTLLVPLALIVITDLGSGLVVLFLGATIIICSGAPRNWVLATIALIVGVSALVVITSMTDGLPHVLKDYQLKRLLVFADPSIDPSGDGYNLQQAKIAIGSGGFFGKGLGNATQAGNGFLPEAHTDFVFALYAEQFGFVGCVVLLGLFAWMIFATILLAMRIDAPFGKLVLVGCAALWTFQVLENVGMCIGIMPITGIPLPFISFGSSSMLTQLICVGIVQSVWRHRQKAA; translated from the coding sequence ATGATGGGTCGGGCCTCCGGCTCCCACGCCAAGGTCTCGAAGAAGGCCGGCCCCCTGGATGGCCTCTTCCTCTCGCAGCTCATCCCCTCGCTTCTCCTCGTGCTTGCCGGCACCATAACCATCTGGACGGCCTCCCTCACCATCGCCGACGCGAACTTCCCCCGCCACCTGGTGGGCGTCGCGCTGGGACTCGTGGTGGCCATGCTCGTCTGGCGCTACGACTACCGCAACCTCGCAGGCATGACCACGGTTCTGTTCGTGCTCACGTGCTTCCTCATGGTCATGCCCAAGATCCCTGGCCTCGGCGTCTCCTCGCACGGCATGACCGGCTGGGTCAGGCTGCCCCTCGTGCCGGTGCGGTTCCAGCCGGTTGAGCTCGGCAAGGTGGCCGCCATCTTCCTCATGGCCTCCGCGTCTGCGCAGTACAACGGAAAGATCGAGCGCTTCTCGGACTACTGCCGCCTATGCGGGACGCTGCTCGTGCCCCTGGCGCTCATCGTCATCACCGACCTGGGAAGCGGCCTCGTGGTGCTCTTCCTGGGCGCCACCATCATCATCTGCAGCGGCGCCCCCAGGAACTGGGTCCTGGCCACCATCGCGCTCATCGTGGGTGTGAGCGCCCTCGTCGTCATCACCTCGATGACCGACGGACTTCCCCACGTGCTCAAGGACTACCAGCTCAAGCGCCTGCTCGTCTTTGCCGACCCCTCCATCGACCCCTCGGGCGACGGCTACAACCTCCAGCAAGCCAAGATCGCCATCGGCTCGGGAGGTTTCTTCGGCAAGGGCCTGGGCAACGCCACACAGGCGGGCAACGGGTTTCTCCCCGAGGCTCACACGGACTTCGTCTTTGCCCTGTACGCGGAGCAGTTCGGTTTCGTGGGCTGCGTCGTGCTCCTGGGCCTCTTTGCCTGGATGATCTTTGCCACCATTCTGCTTGCCATGCGCATTGACGCGCCCTTTGGCAAGCTCGTCCTGGTGGGGTGCGCCGCGCTCTGGACCTTCCAGGTCCTGGAGAACGTGGGCATGTGCATCGGCATCATGCCCATCACCGGCATCCCGCTGCCGTTCATCAGCTTCGGCTCCTCGTCCATGCTCACGCAGCTCATCTGCGTGGGCATCGTCCAGTCCGTCTGGCGTCACCGCCAGAAGGCCGCCTAA
- the mreB gene encoding rod shape-determining protein has protein sequence MSLFDSLFGEYGGDLAIDLGTANTLVAVRGQGIVINEPSVVAIDKSESRVLAVGADAKRMIGRTPGSIIAERPLKDGVIADFDVTEVMLRYFIEKARERHYPWSPRPRVVVCVPSGVTSVEKRAVFEATIQAGARQAYLIEEPMAAAIGADLPIEDPTGSMVVDIGGGTTEVAVISMGGIVVSQSIRTAGDEFDQTILTHVRDVYNLSIGERTAEDIKIKVGSAAPLAEELDVEVNGRDVMSGLPKTVRIESEEIRRALDRPLDEVTKAVKDALDVTPPDLASDLMYYGILLTGGGGLLRGLDQRLREETGVPVNVSPTALENVVNGCAKVLEANALSGGFVQSTGQ, from the coding sequence ATGTCTCTCTTCGACTCGCTATTCGGTGAATATGGCGGCGACCTGGCAATTGACCTCGGTACCGCCAACACGCTCGTCGCCGTGCGTGGCCAGGGCATCGTCATCAACGAGCCCTCCGTCGTCGCCATCGACAAGAGCGAGAGCCGCGTCCTGGCCGTCGGAGCCGACGCCAAGCGTATGATCGGCCGCACGCCGGGCTCGATCATCGCCGAACGCCCGCTCAAGGACGGCGTCATCGCCGACTTCGACGTCACCGAGGTCATGCTCCGCTACTTCATCGAGAAGGCCCGCGAGCGCCACTACCCGTGGAGCCCGCGCCCCCGCGTCGTCGTGTGCGTGCCCTCCGGCGTCACCTCCGTCGAGAAGCGCGCCGTCTTCGAGGCCACCATCCAGGCCGGCGCCCGCCAGGCCTACCTCATCGAGGAGCCCATGGCGGCCGCCATCGGCGCCGACCTGCCCATCGAGGACCCGACCGGCTCCATGGTCGTCGACATCGGCGGCGGCACCACCGAGGTCGCCGTCATCTCCATGGGCGGCATCGTCGTCTCACAGTCCATCCGCACGGCTGGCGACGAGTTTGACCAGACTATCCTCACGCACGTCCGCGACGTCTACAACCTCTCCATTGGCGAGAGGACTGCCGAGGACATCAAGATCAAGGTCGGCTCTGCCGCACCCCTTGCCGAGGAGCTCGACGTCGAGGTCAACGGCCGCGACGTGATGAGCGGACTGCCCAAGACCGTCCGCATCGAGAGTGAGGAGATCAGGCGCGCCCTCGACCGTCCGCTCGACGAGGTGACCAAGGCCGTCAAGGACGCCCTGGACGTCACCCCGCCCGACCTGGCCTCCGACCTCATGTACTACGGCATCCTGCTGACGGGCGGTGGTGGCCTTCTTCGCGGCCTTGACCAGCGCCTGCGCGAGGAGACCGGCGTGCCGGTCAACGTCAGCCCCACGGCGCTCGAGAACGTCGTCAACGGCTGCGCCAAGGTGCTCGAGGCCAACGCGCTTTCTGGCGGCTTCGTCCAGAGCACGGGCCAGTAG
- a CDS encoding TIGR03960 family B12-binding radical SAM protein, whose amino-acid sequence MRQPRENLFRLLEPLLPHVEHPSRYLDHEWGACEEQDGPFHLCMVYADAYEVGQPNMGLAILYNAINAQNGMSCERAYLPWKDMSALMRQRGVTMLSLEGAAPLASFDAIGFTLAHELIWTNILEALDLAGIALDASERDKDDAIVLAGGPSAWNCEPLAPALDAVLLGDGEQLIVDVCKSIRDSRERGLSRAELLLRLSRIPGVYVPSLYEVVHDEGSTRWGRAVPREGTSAPAVVTKACIPDLSATPPVAQKIVPYMDIVQDRLAIEVLRGCARGCRFCQAGMTYRPVRERPEDQIVSATVAGLAESGHNEVSLTSLSTTDHSQCAHMLNRLNDSLGEQGIRVSIPSQRLDSFGIEMATAVAGGKRGGLTFAPEAGTQRLRDVINKNVTEENLETAARNAFELGWRRCKLYFMMGLPTETDEDIVAIAEAAEHVLEIGREVVGRGRKSGVSVSISVAVFVPKSYTAFQWAGQLDPEEVRRRQQLLLHSCHDRAIRVSYHDSRSSLVEGAVSKMGREGFALVRRAWELGCRFDAWTSEFDFSLWEQAAADCGLDLADVACESFPLDARLPWDHTSPGVSKGFLQREWRRAALGVTTPDCTRTSCVGCGVCPTLGVANVIQEARA is encoded by the coding sequence GTGAGACAGCCCAGAGAGAACCTCTTCCGGCTCCTGGAGCCGCTTCTGCCGCACGTGGAGCACCCCTCCCGCTACCTTGACCACGAGTGGGGCGCCTGCGAGGAGCAGGACGGTCCCTTCCACCTCTGCATGGTCTACGCGGACGCCTACGAGGTCGGGCAGCCCAACATGGGCCTCGCCATCCTCTACAACGCCATCAACGCGCAGAATGGCATGAGCTGCGAGCGCGCCTACCTACCCTGGAAGGACATGAGCGCCCTCATGAGGCAGCGCGGCGTGACCATGCTCTCCCTCGAGGGCGCCGCGCCCCTCGCCTCCTTTGACGCCATCGGCTTCACCCTTGCCCACGAGCTCATCTGGACCAACATCCTCGAGGCCCTTGACCTGGCCGGCATTGCCCTCGACGCCTCAGAGCGCGACAAGGACGACGCCATCGTCCTTGCCGGCGGCCCCTCGGCCTGGAACTGCGAGCCCCTCGCGCCCGCCCTCGACGCCGTCCTTCTGGGCGACGGCGAGCAGCTCATCGTCGACGTCTGCAAGAGCATCCGAGACTCCCGCGAGCGGGGCCTCTCCCGCGCCGAGCTCCTCCTGCGCCTCTCGCGCATCCCTGGCGTCTACGTGCCCTCCCTCTACGAGGTGGTCCACGACGAGGGCTCCACGCGCTGGGGCCGCGCCGTTCCGCGAGAGGGGACGAGCGCTCCGGCTGTGGTCACCAAGGCATGCATCCCCGACCTTTCTGCCACCCCGCCCGTCGCGCAGAAGATCGTGCCCTACATGGACATCGTTCAGGACCGCCTTGCCATCGAGGTCCTGCGCGGCTGCGCCCGTGGCTGCCGCTTCTGCCAGGCCGGCATGACCTACCGCCCGGTGCGCGAGCGCCCGGAGGACCAGATCGTCTCCGCCACCGTCGCCGGCCTTGCCGAGAGCGGTCACAACGAGGTCTCGCTCACGTCCCTTTCCACCACGGACCACTCGCAGTGCGCCCACATGCTCAACCGGCTTAACGACAGCCTCGGCGAGCAGGGCATCCGCGTCTCCATCCCCTCGCAGCGCCTGGACTCCTTTGGCATCGAGATGGCCACGGCCGTCGCGGGAGGCAAGCGAGGCGGCCTCACCTTCGCCCCCGAGGCCGGCACCCAGCGCCTGCGCGACGTCATCAACAAGAACGTCACCGAGGAGAACCTGGAGACCGCGGCGAGAAACGCCTTCGAGCTCGGCTGGCGCCGCTGCAAGCTCTACTTCATGATGGGCCTGCCCACCGAGACCGACGAGGACATCGTGGCCATCGCCGAGGCCGCCGAGCACGTGCTCGAGATCGGCCGGGAGGTCGTGGGCCGCGGCCGCAAGAGCGGCGTCTCGGTCTCCATCTCGGTGGCGGTCTTCGTCCCCAAGAGCTACACCGCCTTCCAGTGGGCCGGGCAGCTCGACCCCGAGGAGGTGAGGCGCCGCCAGCAGCTCCTGCTCCATTCCTGTCACGACCGCGCCATCAGGGTCTCCTACCACGACTCCCGCTCCTCACTCGTCGAGGGCGCCGTCTCCAAGATGGGCCGGGAGGGCTTCGCCCTCGTGCGCCGCGCCTGGGAGCTCGGCTGCCGCTTCGACGCCTGGACGAGCGAGTTCGACTTCTCGCTCTGGGAGCAGGCCGCCGCCGACTGCGGCCTTGACCTCGCCGACGTCGCCTGCGAGTCCTTCCCGCTCGACGCGCGCCTTCCTTGGGACCACACCTCGCCGGGCGTCTCCAAGGGCTTCCTCCAGAGGGAGTGGCGCCGCGCCGCCCTGGGCGTGACCACGCCCGACTGCACCCGTACGTCCTGCGTGGGCTGCGGCGTCTGCCCCACGCTCGGCGTGGCCAACGTCATCCAGGAGGCGCGCGCATGA
- the rpmA gene encoding 50S ribosomal protein L27, which produces MAHKKGLGSSRNGRDSHAQRLGTKRYGGQAVKAGEILVRQRGTHIHPGENVGIGKDDTLFALKAGTVEFTKGQKHLVHVREA; this is translated from the coding sequence ATGGCTCACAAGAAAGGTCTCGGCTCCTCTCGTAACGGCCGCGACTCCCACGCTCAGCGTCTCGGCACCAAGCGCTATGGCGGCCAGGCCGTGAAGGCCGGCGAGATTCTCGTCCGTCAGCGCGGCACCCACATCCACCCGGGTGAGAACGTTGGTATCGGCAAGGACGACACCCTGTTCGCCCTCAAGGCCGGCACCGTCGAGTTCACCAAGGGCCAGAAGCACCTGGTGCACGTTCGCGAGGCCTAG
- the mreC gene encoding rod shape-determining protein MreC, translating into MALSAPGQRGPSLGNNSNGGGARQLAACVVVSLVLITVSSRMGQGGPLEAVRGAFMTVTTPVRYLGATVSAPFQGLGNIFANLTADQATLSDLKAENERLQARNAELEESEQTATRLQQLLDIKDTYNLQSTAARIISGSADSWSSTVTIDKGAADGLSVGMPVSASNGVIGQIVECGATSSTVRLLTDESSSISAMVQSNRAQGMVVGSASGQVSLTLIRSSQTVNVGDVVVTSGLGGVFPKGLPIGKVTSVQNNPGSLYLDVVVEPFAHTESFEEVLVITSLTQEQQATAQDISEADAQEGGSPASTDAAAGDGSAAGDASGSSDGSTNSNG; encoded by the coding sequence GTGGCCCTCTCCGCTCCGGGCCAGCGCGGTCCGTCCCTGGGAAACAACTCCAATGGCGGCGGCGCGAGGCAGCTCGCTGCCTGCGTCGTCGTCTCGCTGGTGCTCATCACGGTCAGCAGCCGCATGGGCCAGGGCGGCCCCCTCGAGGCGGTCCGTGGAGCCTTCATGACGGTGACCACGCCCGTGCGCTATCTCGGCGCCACCGTCTCGGCCCCCTTCCAGGGCCTGGGCAACATCTTCGCCAACCTTACGGCAGACCAGGCGACGCTCTCTGACCTCAAGGCCGAGAACGAGCGCCTCCAGGCCAGAAACGCCGAGCTCGAGGAGTCCGAGCAGACGGCCACCAGGCTGCAGCAGCTCCTTGACATCAAGGACACGTACAACCTGCAGTCCACCGCCGCCCGCATCATCTCCGGCTCCGCGGACTCCTGGTCATCCACGGTGACCATCGACAAGGGCGCGGCCGACGGGCTCTCCGTCGGAATGCCCGTCTCCGCCTCCAACGGCGTCATCGGGCAGATCGTGGAGTGCGGCGCCACGTCCTCCACGGTGCGTCTGCTCACCGACGAGTCGTCCAGCATCTCCGCGATGGTGCAGTCCAACAGGGCCCAGGGCATGGTCGTGGGCTCGGCCTCTGGGCAGGTCTCCCTCACGCTCATCCGATCGAGCCAGACCGTCAACGTCGGCGACGTCGTCGTCACGAGCGGCCTCGGCGGCGTCTTTCCCAAGGGGCTGCCCATCGGCAAGGTGACGAGCGTCCAGAACAACCCGGGCTCCCTCTACCTCGACGTCGTCGTCGAGCCGTTTGCTCACACGGAGAGCTTCGAGGAGGTCCTGGTGATCACCTCGCTCACCCAGGAGCAGCAGGCGACCGCCCAGGACATCTCCGAGGCAGACGCGCAGGAGGGCGGCTCGCCCGCCTCGACTGACGCCGCCGCGGGCGACGGCTCGGCTGCCGGCGACGCCTCTGGCTCCTCTGACGGCTCCACCAACTCCAACGGCTAG
- a CDS encoding tetratricopeptide repeat protein — protein sequence MNQQAYESGKLAYQSGDWLGAVAKLGEAKAPGEACGEVDHLLGNAFMKLGQYESAASAYQGALADASYGKRGALSCNLGRALLAAGRTQDAATALSNAVQDATYASPYKAYMALGGAYESLGDVRNAGMAYRNAAIDESNPSPAGALSKLGSCFMRLGRPVDAVEAYRTALDFTTPLQSQSQIYCDLGLAYVAANRMNEAVDAFDHAAADEAFAFTPEAQASYDAARKAVAHVQSNRPSETDALLAAAGYGGAYDPLDPTGASGELIPSAEDTGFFSVSEEDLVAQDMKERKVRRKHRHTGLKVFITILVILLIAVGGCAFAYWRGFGWPTQQTVVESLFKAKTDKTGIDAYLANSLSDSQRQAIDDSLPSGASVTISGSDQSMGASTVYATADLSQGGTVSYTIELVRDGISWKVSSVQTSFSSQSDGQGN from the coding sequence TTGAACCAGCAGGCATACGAATCCGGCAAGCTCGCGTATCAGAGTGGGGACTGGCTCGGCGCCGTCGCCAAGCTCGGTGAGGCCAAGGCCCCCGGCGAGGCGTGCGGCGAGGTCGACCACCTTCTCGGCAACGCGTTCATGAAGCTCGGCCAGTACGAGTCCGCCGCGTCGGCCTACCAGGGCGCCCTCGCAGACGCCTCCTATGGCAAGCGTGGCGCGCTCTCCTGCAACCTCGGCCGAGCGCTTCTCGCCGCCGGCCGCACCCAGGACGCCGCCACCGCGCTCTCCAACGCGGTCCAGGACGCCACGTATGCCTCGCCCTACAAGGCCTACATGGCCCTCGGCGGCGCCTACGAGTCCCTGGGCGACGTCCGCAACGCGGGCATGGCCTACCGCAACGCCGCCATCGACGAGTCCAACCCTTCTCCGGCGGGTGCTCTCTCTAAGCTGGGCAGCTGCTTCATGAGGCTGGGCCGTCCCGTTGACGCCGTCGAGGCCTATCGAACGGCGCTCGACTTCACCACGCCGCTGCAGAGCCAGAGCCAGATCTACTGCGACCTGGGCCTTGCCTACGTCGCCGCAAACCGCATGAACGAGGCCGTCGACGCCTTCGACCACGCCGCCGCAGATGAAGCCTTTGCGTTCACGCCCGAGGCCCAGGCCTCCTACGACGCCGCGCGCAAGGCCGTGGCCCACGTCCAGTCCAATCGCCCCTCCGAGACCGACGCGCTCCTTGCGGCGGCCGGCTATGGCGGCGCCTACGACCCGCTCGACCCCACGGGCGCTTCCGGGGAGCTCATTCCCTCCGCCGAGGACACCGGCTTCTTCTCGGTCTCCGAGGAGGACCTCGTCGCCCAGGACATGAAGGAGCGCAAGGTCAGGCGCAAGCACCGCCACACCGGCCTCAAGGTGTTCATCACCATCCTCGTCATCCTGCTCATCGCCGTTGGCGGCTGCGCCTTTGCGTACTGGCGCGGCTTCGGCTGGCCCACCCAGCAGACCGTCGTCGAGTCCCTCTTCAAGGCAAAGACCGACAAGACAGGCATCGACGCGTACCTTGCCAACTCCCTGTCCGACTCCCAGCGTCAGGCCATCGACGACTCCCTGCCTAGCGGCGCCTCGGTCACCATCTCCGGCTCCGACCAGTCCATGGGTGCCTCCACCGTCTACGCCACGGCCGACCTCTCCCAGGGCGGCACGGTCTCCTATACCATCGAACTTGTCCGCGACGGCATCAGCTGGAAGGTCAGCTCCGTCCAGACGTCCTTCTCGTCCCAGTCCGACGGGCAGGGCAACTAG
- the mrdA gene encoding penicillin-binding protein 2, producing MDFSLLVIAACAVLAVALVVVFLVYGRSEGTFKFDIGGSAPRAAGGSDESAEKTFSSRLVGLAVAVGGVFTVLLGRLWSMQLVSSDEYAQQAESNRTRTVYTSAPRGRILDRNGEEIVGNRPSLTVVAESSVLDDEVEMQLLASLLGMPCQAVRRKIQDSSEGAQSSRTVCVDVSRRVVAFIGEHPALFPGVSVQQRTQRSYPYGTLAAHVVGYTGTLTSDQLKASQESSSGVTYRSGDVVGQTGVESRYESVLQGVRGETTVYVDSSGTVLEESTSIAPQSGSDVCLTLDLNVQKAAEESLEKVIMQMRDKGYPASSGSVVAVDCTNGEVIAMASYPTYSPNMFVGGIATADWDTLSSEDANYPLLNRVIAGQFPSGSTIKPLVTLGALKDGIIDLGSTWYCTGWWNWNGDQSSNVGMNCWWKSGHGAVDIASGLTYSCDVVYYEIGKGYWYSSVDEGIQANFRNFGLGSATGIDLAGEAEGRVPTAEWKWNYWSNVPDEQRSWQGGDNCNICIGQGDLLVTLMQMVDAYCAIANRGTVWRPHVMKSVKARTGDGSVIQYKPKADSTVEFSDSYYDVVKRGMSGVIYEEDAVQARHWTNLDVKVCGKTGTAQRNTENPMGWFIAYAPADDPKYVIGANMDEVLSGATSAMYVVRDVFGAIYGQPDDYMVESTVADG from the coding sequence ATGGACTTCTCGCTTCTCGTCATAGCGGCGTGCGCCGTCCTCGCGGTGGCGCTCGTCGTGGTTTTCCTCGTCTACGGGCGCTCCGAGGGAACGTTCAAGTTCGACATCGGCGGATCCGCGCCGCGCGCGGCCGGCGGCTCGGACGAGTCTGCCGAGAAGACCTTCTCGTCCAGGCTCGTCGGCCTTGCCGTGGCCGTCGGCGGCGTCTTCACCGTGCTGCTGGGCAGGCTGTGGTCCATGCAGCTCGTCTCGTCTGACGAGTACGCCCAGCAGGCGGAGTCAAACCGGACCCGCACCGTTTACACCTCCGCGCCCCGTGGCCGCATCCTGGACCGCAACGGAGAGGAGATCGTCGGCAACCGCCCGAGCCTCACCGTGGTGGCCGAGTCCTCCGTCCTCGATGACGAGGTCGAGATGCAGCTGCTGGCAAGCCTGCTTGGCATGCCCTGCCAGGCCGTCCGCCGCAAGATCCAGGACTCGTCCGAGGGCGCGCAGTCTTCCCGTACCGTCTGCGTTGACGTCTCGCGCCGCGTGGTGGCCTTCATCGGAGAGCACCCCGCGCTCTTCCCGGGCGTGAGCGTCCAGCAGCGCACGCAGCGCTCCTACCCCTACGGCACGCTTGCCGCGCACGTGGTGGGCTACACCGGCACGCTCACCTCCGACCAGCTCAAGGCCAGCCAGGAGTCGTCAAGCGGCGTCACCTACCGCTCCGGCGACGTCGTCGGCCAGACGGGCGTGGAGAGCCGCTACGAGAGCGTCCTTCAGGGCGTCCGCGGAGAGACCACGGTCTACGTGGACTCCTCGGGCACCGTGCTTGAGGAGTCCACGAGCATCGCCCCCCAGAGCGGAAGCGACGTCTGCCTCACCCTTGACCTCAACGTCCAGAAAGCCGCCGAGGAATCCCTCGAGAAGGTCATCATGCAGATGCGCGACAAGGGCTACCCCGCCAGCAGCGGCTCGGTGGTGGCCGTCGACTGCACCAACGGCGAGGTCATCGCCATGGCCTCGTACCCAACGTACTCTCCCAACATGTTCGTGGGCGGCATCGCCACCGCTGACTGGGACACGCTTTCTTCCGAGGACGCCAACTATCCGCTGCTCAACCGCGTCATCGCGGGCCAGTTCCCCTCCGGCTCCACCATCAAGCCCCTGGTCACCCTGGGTGCCCTCAAGGACGGCATCATCGACCTTGGCTCTACCTGGTACTGTACCGGCTGGTGGAACTGGAACGGCGACCAGTCCAGCAACGTCGGCATGAACTGCTGGTGGAAGAGCGGCCACGGCGCCGTTGACATTGCGAGCGGCCTCACCTACTCCTGCGACGTCGTCTACTACGAGATCGGCAAGGGCTACTGGTATTCCAGCGTCGACGAGGGCATCCAGGCCAACTTCAGGAACTTCGGCCTGGGATCGGCCACGGGCATCGACCTTGCCGGAGAGGCGGAGGGCCGCGTTCCCACCGCCGAGTGGAAGTGGAACTACTGGTCAAACGTGCCCGACGAGCAGCGCAGCTGGCAGGGCGGCGACAACTGCAACATCTGCATCGGTCAGGGAGACCTGCTGGTCACCCTCATGCAGATGGTCGACGCCTACTGCGCCATAGCCAACCGCGGCACCGTCTGGCGCCCCCACGTCATGAAGAGCGTGAAGGCGCGCACCGGCGACGGCTCCGTCATCCAGTACAAGCCCAAGGCCGACTCCACCGTGGAGTTCTCCGACTCCTACTACGACGTGGTCAAGCGTGGCATGAGCGGCGTCATCTACGAGGAGGACGCCGTCCAGGCCCGCCACTGGACCAACCTCGACGTCAAGGTCTGCGGCAAGACGGGCACGGCCCAGAGGAACACCGAAAACCCCATGGGCTGGTTCATTGCCTACGCACCCGCCGACGACCCCAAGTACGTCATCGGTGCCAACATGGACGAGGTGCTCTCGGGCGCGACCTCGGCAATGTACGTCGTCAGGGACGTCTTTGGCGCCATCTACGGGCAGCCCGACGACTACATGGTCGAGTCGACCGTGGCAGACGGATAG
- the mreD gene encoding rod shape-determining protein MreD, whose translation MQISDKNREARGIALTAIICAVLQLAIAPNVGLGNGRANLALVFAATVALTSGGGRAVVCGFFAGLFYDLSTTGPIGLMALLLSVCGFALGGEGRNRLSGEFASGILLFVAADLAVNLGYGLGLMLAGQGGGFVDAVFLRALPGALLSLVCFLPFAYFESRIRTSGPSLGGGHFKRGL comes from the coding sequence ATGCAGATCTCGGACAAGAACAGGGAGGCCCGTGGCATCGCCCTCACGGCCATCATCTGCGCGGTGCTGCAGCTTGCCATCGCCCCCAACGTCGGCCTTGGCAACGGCCGCGCCAACCTTGCGCTGGTCTTTGCCGCCACGGTCGCCCTCACCTCGGGTGGCGGCCGCGCCGTCGTCTGTGGCTTCTTCGCGGGGCTCTTCTACGACCTCTCCACCACGGGACCCATTGGCCTCATGGCGCTCCTGCTGAGCGTCTGCGGCTTCGCGCTTGGCGGCGAGGGCAGAAACCGCCTGTCGGGCGAGTTTGCCTCCGGCATCTTGCTCTTCGTCGCGGCCGACCTCGCGGTCAACCTCGGCTACGGCCTCGGCCTCATGCTCGCGGGGCAGGGCGGCGGCTTCGTTGACGCCGTCTTTCTGCGCGCCCTTCCCGGTGCGCTGCTGTCCCTCGTCTGCTTCCTGCCCTTCGCCTACTTCGAGTCCCGCATCAGGACGAGTGGCCCCAGCCTCGGCGGCGGCCACTTCAAGAGGGGACTCTAG
- the rplU gene encoding 50S ribosomal protein L21, with translation MYAIIATGGKQYKVAKGDVLDVEKLDAQPGDKVELPVLLLNDGKQTIVDAASLQDKKVTAEVVEQFKGEKVLVFKFKKRKRYHRANGHRQNLTKIQIVELP, from the coding sequence ATGTACGCAATCATCGCAACTGGTGGCAAGCAGTATAAGGTTGCCAAGGGCGACGTCCTCGACGTCGAGAAGCTCGACGCGCAGCCTGGCGACAAGGTCGAGCTCCCCGTCCTTCTCCTGAACGACGGCAAGCAGACCATCGTTGACGCTGCCTCCCTGCAGGACAAGAAGGTCACTGCCGAGGTCGTCGAGCAGTTCAAGGGCGAGAAGGTCCTCGTCTTCAAGTTCAAGAAGCGCAAGCGCTATCACCGCGCCAACGGTCACCGTCAGAACCTGACGAAGATCCAGATCGTTGAGCTCCCGTAG